The Blattabacterium cuenoti genome includes the window TTATATGATAAATTTCCAACATATAATTTCGTATTTAATTTTGTATTTTTCATAAATTCATTTTTTTTAAATAAAAGCAAATTTAGAAAAATATATTTAATATCTTTTTATTTAATGAATATTCCTAGAATTTCATCTTTATTAGATAATGATTTTTATAAATTTACTATGCAAAATGCAGTACTTAAATTATTTCCTAATGTTCAAGTTAAATATCAATTTATAAATAGAGGATACCATCATTTTCCCAAAAATTTTGGAAATATTTTAAAAGAAATATTATGTACTATGAAAAATTTAAAATTAACTTATACAGAACGATTATATTTAGAAAAATATTGTCCATGTTTTGATTCTACTTATTTAAATTTTTTACATCATTATAGATATAATCCTAAAGAAGTTACGATTATACAAACTGGCTCACATATGAATATGTATATTGAAGGATTATGGAGTAGAACAATTTTATGGGAAGTACCATTATTAGCATTAATAAGTGAATTATATTATAAAATAACTAATTTACAACGAATATCATATAATAAAATTATTATTTCTACAATAAATAAATTAAAAATTTATCAAAATTTAAATGTAAAAATAGGTGAATATGGTACTAGAAGAAGATACTCTTATAAAGTACATAAAACAATTTTAAACATTTTTAATAAAAAAAAATATACATGTTTTATAGGAAGCAGTAATGTTCATTTTTCTAAAAATTTATCTATGAAACCAATTGGCACACAAGGACATGAATGGACTATGTTTCATGCAGCACAATATGGTATTAATCAAGCTAATCAACTAGCTATGCTAAATTGGATAAATATTTATAAAAATAAATTACATAATATAGCTTTATCTGATACTTATACTACACCAATGTTTTTTAAAAATTTTAATAAAACATTAACAAATCAATTTCAAGGAATTAGACATGACAGTGGAAATCCATTCATATTTATCAATAAAACACTAAAACATTATAATAAATTTCATATTAATCCATTAAATAAAACAATTATTTTTTCAGATAATTTAAATCCAAATACAGTTGCTAAAATTGCTTCTTTTTGTAAAAAAAAGATCAATTCATTATTTTGTATAGGAACTAATTTTACTAATGATGTTGGAGTTAACACATTAAATATAGTAATTAAAATGATTAAAACTAATCCAAAAAATAAATGGATATATGTAGTAAAATTATCTGATAATCATACCAAATCAACAGGTCAAAAAAATATGATTCATTTAGTCAAACAAATAGTAAAAAAATCATTATTATGACATAATGACATTATATTGTTATATCTTTATAATTAAGATACTTTGTTATGTTAAATACCATTAATAATAATCTGTTTTATATTGAAACCTATGGTTGTCAAATGAATAGTTCAGATAGTGAAATTATAATTTCGATATTATTAAAAAAAGGATTTTATTTAACATATAATATAGAAAAAGCTAATATTATTTTATTAAATACTTGTGCTATACGAGAAAAGGCAAAAGTTACTATCATAAATAGATTACAATATTTAAAATCATTAACTCAAAATAAAAATAAAATATTTGGTATTATTGGTTGTTTATCAAAAATTGAAAACGAATTTGTATCTAAAAAACTTGTAGATTTTTCCATTAATCCAAATTCTTATAAAGAAATTCCAAACATTATTAATTATATTAAACAAGGAAAAAAAATTAATTTTTATAAACTTAATACTAATAAAACAGAAAATTACGAAAATATATATCCATTTAGACAAAAAAATAAAGTTACTGCATTTTTAAGTATTATTAGAGGGTGTAATAATATGTGTACATTTTGTATAGTACCTTTTACAAGAGGAAGAGAAAGTAGCAGAAATCCATATTCTATTCTGACAGAATGTAAAAAATTATATAATAATGGATATAAAGAAATAACATTATTAGGTCAAAATGTAGATTCTTATTTATGGATCAAAACTTATAATAATCATAAAATTCATGTTAATTTTGCTCAATTATTAAATTTATTAGCTACTCACTTACCATTTATGAGAATTAGATTTACAACATCTAATCCTCATGATTTTTCTGATGAAATAATTCAAAGTCTATCTAGATATTCTAATATTTGTAAACATATTCATTTACCAGTTCAATCTGGAAGCAATAAAATGTTAAAATTAATGAATAGACAGTATACAAGAGAACATTATATTTTGTTAATAAAAAAAATTAAAAAAATAATCCCTGAATGTTCCATTTCTCATGATATTATGACTGGATTTTGTCATGAAAATGAAGAAGATCATAAATCTACAATAAGTTTAATGAATCAAATCAAATATCATTATGGATATATGTTTATGTATTCTCCAAGACCTGGTACTTATGCTTATAGACAATTACCAGATAATGTACCATATGAAATAAAAAAAAGAAGATTACAAGAAATTATTACTCTTCAAAAACAACATTCATATTTTCACATGAAACAATATATAGGACATATACAAGAAGTATTGATTGAAGGATGTTCTAAGAAAAATAATATGTATTTGTATGGTAAAAATACACAAAATATTACAGTAGTGTTTCCAAAAAAAAATTATAAAATTGGAAATTTTGTTTATGTGAAAATATTGGATTGTACATCAGCTACATTAATAGGTAATATAATTAAATACATTAATTAATTCTATATGGAGCATACTATTCAAAATATCAAAAGTAAACTTAATATTATTGGAAATGATTATGCATTACATAGAGCTTTAGAAAAATCCATTCAAGTTGCACAAACAGATATTTCGGTCTTAGTATTAGGCGAAAGTGGAGTTGGAAAAGAATTTATTCCAAAAATAATTCATCAATTGTCATACAGAAAACATTGTCCATACATTTCTATTAATTGTGGAGCTATTCCAGAAGGAACTATTGATAGTGAATTATTTGGCCATGAAAAAGGATCTTTTACTGGTGCTAATAATATGAGAAAAGGATACTTTGAGGAAGCTAATGGAGGAACTATTTTTTTAGATGAAGTTGGAGAATTACCAATTGCTACTCAAATACGTCTTTTACGAATATTAGAATCTGGAGAATTTATTAAAGTTGGATCTTCTAAAATTCAAAAAACTAATATTAGAATTATTGCTGCTACTAATGTAAATATGCAATATTCTATTCAAAATGGACAATTTAGAGAAGATTTATATTATAGATTAAATACAGTAGAAATTAATATACCAGCATTAAGATTTAGAAAACATGATATTAGATTATTAATAAAAAAATTTTCTAATGATTTTTCTGACAAATATAATATGCCATCTATTCAATTTACAGAAGAATCTATACGATATTTAGAAGCATATTCTTGGCCTGGTAATGTTAGACAATTAAAAAATATTATAGAACAAATTTCTGTAGTGGAAATCAACAGAAATATTTGTATCGATAACTTAAAAGAATATTTACCAAATCATATTACATCTATTGCTCATAATGAAAAAATTTATTCTCATTTTTCAACTAATCATGAAAGAGATTTTTTATATCAATTTTTATTTGATCTAAAAAGTAATTTAAATAATTTGAAAAATTTAATATTTCAATGGATTAAACAAGATGATGTTTTTTTAAAAAAAAATAAACATTTAATAGAAAAAATATTTGGAAATATTTTTCATTCATCTATTTATGATAAAAAACTAGATTCTATTTATCAATTAGTAAATTCATCATCATCATCAAAAGATAATATTCATAATGAAATGTCTGTTAATGTTAAAAAAAGTGACTTAAATTCTTTTTCATTACAAGAAAAAGAAATAGAATTTATTCAAAAAGCTTTAATAAAACATAGAGGTAAAAGAAAACAAGCAGCAAAAGATTTGGGTATTTCTGAACGAACATTATATAGAAAAATTAAACAATATGGATTATAAATCAAATTCAAACATAATATGTATACAATGATATTACTTAGTATATTTATTATTTTTATATGTTGTTTATTAATTATAATAATTTTAATTCAAAATCCTAAAAAAGGAATGTTTTATCAACCATTTATTGAAAATAAAATCAAATTTTTTGGTATCAAACAAACTAATTTATTCTTAATAAATATAACTTGGATATTAGCAATAATTATTTTAGTTTCTATTTGTTTATTTAATATTTTATTAAAAATTATGTCATAATGACATATATATAAAAAATAAAATTAATTTTTTTTATTTGGCATGTTTTTGGCTTAATTATAAATTAACCGTAAACTTTAAAAATAATTAATATGATGGATGTAAAGATTAAACCTTTAGCAGATCGTGTATTAATATTACCTGATCAAGCTGAAACACAAACAGCTTCAGGAATTATTATACCTGATACAGCTAAAGAAAAACCGCAAAAAGGTACTGTAGTTGCCATTGGTCAAGGAAAAAAAAATGAACCTATTACTTTAAAAAAAGGAGATAGGGTATTATATGGAAAGTATTCAGGAACAGAATTAAAATGGGAACAACAAGAATATTTAATTATGAGAGAATCTGATATAATAGCAATTATATAAATAATAATATTCAAAAATTTAAAAAAAATAATACATTATGGCAAAAGATATTAAATTCGATATTGAAGCAAGAGATAAGTTAAAAAAAGGAGTAGATGCATTAGCAAATGCTGTCAAAGTAACTTTAGGACCAAAAGGAAGAAATGTTGTATTACAAAAATCTTTTGGAGGACCACAAGTAACTAAAGATGGCGTATCTGTAGCAAAAGAAATAGAATTAGAAGATGCTATTGAAAATTTAGGTGCTCAAATGGTAAAAGAAGTGGCTTCTAAAACAAATGATGTAGCAGGAGATGGAACAACTACTGCTACTGTATTAGCACAAGCAATTGTAAGAGAAGGATTAAAAAATGTAGCAGCTGGAGCAAATCCAATGGATTTAAAACGAGGAATAGATAAAGCATTAGAAGTAGTAATTTTAGATTTAAAAAAACAATCTAGAGAAGTTGGAGGAAACAATCAAAAAATTCAACAAGTTGCATCTATATCTGCTAATAATGATGAAAAAACTGGAGCTTTAATAGCAGATGCATTTGAAAAAGTAGGAAAAGAAGGAGTTATTACGGTAGAAGAAGCAAAAGGTACTGATACATCCGTAGATGTTGTAGAAGGTATGCAATTTGATCGAGGATATCAATCTCCTTATTTTGTTACTAATACAGAAAAAATGATTACAGAATTTGATCAACCACAAATTCTATTATCTGATAAAAAAATTGCAGCAATGAAAGATCTATTACCAATTTTAGAACCTGTTGCTCAATCTGGAAAACCTTTATTAATTATTTCTGAAGAGGTCGAAGGAGAAGCATTAGCTACATTAGTAGTTAATAAAATTCGTGGAACTTTAAAAGTAGCTGCCATAAAAGCACCTGGATTTGGAGATAGAAGAAAAGCTATGTTAGAAGATATAGCAATTTTAACAGGTGGAACAGTAATTTCAGAAGAAACAGGAAGTAAATTAGAAGATGTAAAATTACATATGTTGGGAAAAGCAGAACGAGTGATAATAGATAAAGATAATACTACTATTGTAAACGGTGGAGGAAGTAAAAAAGATATCAGAGCTCGTGTAGATCAAATTAAAGCTCAAATCGAAACTACTACATCAGATTATGATAAAGAAAAATTACAAGAACGTTTAGCTAAATTAGCTGGAGGTGTCGCTGTATTATATGTAGGAGCTGCATCAGAAGTAGAAATGAAAGAAAAAAAAGATAGAGTTGATGATGCTTTAAATGCTACAAGAGCAGCAGTAGAAGAAGGTATTGTTGCAGGTGGTGGTGTCGCACTTGTACGTGCTATTAAATCATTAGATCATATTATAGGAGATAATCCAGATCAAGATACAGGAATACAAATAGTGAGACGATCATTAGAAGAACCATTGAGACAAATAGTTGCTAATGCTGGTGGAGAAGGATCTGTAGTTGTAGCTAAAGTTGCTGAAGGAACTGGTGATTTTGGTTATGATGCAAAATTAGGAGAATATAAAAATATGATTGTAGAAGGTATTATAGATCCAACTAAAGTTGCTAGAGTAGCATTAGAAAATGCAGCTTCAGTAGCTGGAATGTTATTAACAACAGAATGTGTAGTAACAGAAATTAAAAAAGATGAACCTAATACTCCTCCAATGCCTAGTGCTGGTGCCGGTGGTGGTATGGGTGGAATGATGTAAAATGAATTTTTATTTTGGCAGTATAGTATAAAAAAAAAATAGTGTCTAATTTAAGACACTATTTTTTTTTAATTCCAATTATTTTGAATTTTCAATGTTTGTTCTATTACATCTCTGACACAACCTTGTCCTCCTTTTTTTGGAGAAATATATTTAGAAATTGCTTTAATTTCTGATACTGCATCAAAAGGAGAACATGGTAAAGCAACAGATTTCATAATTTCAAGATCTGGAAGATCATCTCCCATATATAATATAGTATGTTTAGAAATATTTAGAATATTACAATATTCATTAAAATATTTTTTTTTATTATAAATTCCTTGATAAATATGATTAATATTTAATTTTCTTAAACGTTTAAAGACCATTATATCAGAATTTCTTGTTATAATACATATATTATATCCTTTTTCTTTTGCTAATTTCATTGCAAATCCATCTTTCACCGACATTTTTTTTCCTATATATTCATTTGGATATAAATATAACGTACTATCAGTCAATACTCCATCAACATCAAATATAAAAGTATGAATATTTTTCATAATATTCATATAATGTTTCATAATAGATAAAATATTTAATTATCATTTTGTAGTCTATACTATACATGTTATAGTTTATACTAGACTACTATGATAAAATTCTAAATAATAATTTTTAATATATTTTTTTTCTGATATTTTATTTTTAATGTGCAATATTTTTATTATTATTTTGATTATGGTTAAAAGATTGAAATTGTCCTTTAAAATCTTTTTGATGACGTTCTGAAATTACTTCTTCTCCTTTTTCATTAATAATGAATTTAATCATATTATCTAATATATTTCTAAATTTAGAAAAATCTTCCTTATATAAATAAATTTTATGTTTTTTATAAGTCATTTCTCCAGTTTCAGAAAAAGTTTTTTTACTTTCTGTAATAGTTAAATAATAATCACCTGCTCTAGTTTCTCTTGCATCAAAAAAATACGTACGACTACCAGTTTTTAAAGTACGTGAACATATTTCATTTCTTATATTTTCTTTTTCTTCCATTTCAATAATTAATTATATTTGATAATATTCATAAAAATAAATAAAACAAATTAAAATAAAAAAAATGGTATATAAAAAAATCATGTTATTTTATATATTTTTCCATGGTGTAATAATAAAAGTAAATCAAAATTAGATATATAAGATATATCATTAGTAATAATGACTATAGTTGTATTTTTCATTTTTTTTTGTAAAAAATTAATAATTAATTTTGTTGTTATATAATCTATTCCAGAAAAAATATCATCTAATATAATAATTTTTGGATTTCTTATAATTGCTCTTGCTATACATATTCGCTGTCTTTGTCCTACAGATAAAGTCATTCCCCGTTCTCCTAGTATTGTATTATATCCATTTTTAAAGTTTATAATTTCTTTATCTATCATTGCATTTTTAGCTGCTTCATAAACTTGATCAGGAGTAATTTCTTGATTAATACTTCCAAAAGCAATATTATTATATATAGTATCTGAAAATAAAAATGCTTCTTGAGAAAGATAACTTATATTTTTTCTAAAAAAAAATAAATTATGATTTTGCAATAAAATATTATCAATTAATATTTTTCCACTAGATGGATCATATAATCTAGACATTAATCTTCCTATAGTAGTTTTACCAGATCCAGTTTGACCAGTCACAATTAATGTTTTTCCTTGTGCAATAGTAAATGAAATTTTTTTAAATACACATTTTGTATTATAAATAAAACTAACATTGATAAATTGTATTTTCCCATAAAAATTGTTTTTTATTAAATTTTTATTCAAAATATTAGGATTGATTTGTAAAAATTGGTGAATACGTTTTATTGATACTTTTGCTTTTTCGATCGTTAATACTATCCAATTTAAAAGAAAAAAAGGAAAAATAATAATATTAATATAAGTAAAAAATTCTGCTAATACTCCTATTTCTTTTATATCTCCATTAAAATATTTTTTACCTCCAAATAAAAGAATTAATATATTACAATTTCCAATAAAAAAAATAATAATTGATGATAAAATGGTATTGATTGTAGATAAAGTAATATGTTGGTTATAATAATTTATAATCATATTATTATATTTTTTGTATAAAAATTTTTCAAAAAAAAAAGATTTAATTAAATGAATACCAGAAAATGTTTCTTGTATAAAAGAAGCGATAATTGCTTGATTTTCTTGTATATATTGACTAATTTTAAATAAATGTTTACTAATATAATAAATAATAATAAAAAGAATAGGAATAGGTATCATAACATAAAAAGATAATGATTTATTTAGACGAAACATTTGAATAAAAACCATAATAAATAAAATCATTAAATTTAATGTATACATAAATGCTGGTCCTAAAAATTGTCTAATATAAGAAACATCTTCAGTTAATCTATTCATTAAATCGCCAGTAGAATTATTTTGATAAAAAGACAAATTTAATTTTTGATAATGTGCAAAAATTTCATTTTTTATATCACATTCAATCATTCTAGATGTTATCATAATACATTGTCTCATATAATATTTAATTACACCACCAATTATTGGAATAATGGAAATAATTATTGCATATATTAAAATTTGTATTTTCAATTGATTATGAGTATTATATCTATAAATATCAATTTTATGTGTATAAGAAGCATAAAACATAATTTTAATAGTATTAATAGATTTTCCTATATAAGGAATGGGTAATAAAGTAAATATATTGGATATTACAATTAATAAACATCCTATAAAAAAACGATATTTATATTTGAAAATATATTTTTTACTAAACGACAATAACCTAATCATATTAATAAAAAA containing:
- the pncB gene encoding nicotinate phosphoribosyltransferase codes for the protein MNIPRISSLLDNDFYKFTMQNAVLKLFPNVQVKYQFINRGYHHFPKNFGNILKEILCTMKNLKLTYTERLYLEKYCPCFDSTYLNFLHHYRYNPKEVTIIQTGSHMNMYIEGLWSRTILWEVPLLALISELYYKITNLQRISYNKIIISTINKLKIYQNLNVKIGEYGTRRRYSYKVHKTILNIFNKKKYTCFIGSSNVHFSKNLSMKPIGTQGHEWTMFHAAQYGINQANQLAMLNWINIYKNKLHNIALSDTYTTPMFFKNFNKTLTNQFQGIRHDSGNPFIFINKTLKHYNKFHINPLNKTIIFSDNLNPNTVAKIASFCKKKINSLFCIGTNFTNDVGVNTLNIVIKMIKTNPKNKWIYVVKLSDNHTKSTGQKNMIHLVKQIVKKSLL
- the miaB gene encoding tRNA (N6-isopentenyl adenosine(37)-C2)-methylthiotransferase MiaB; amino-acid sequence: MLNTINNNLFYIETYGCQMNSSDSEIIISILLKKGFYLTYNIEKANIILLNTCAIREKAKVTIINRLQYLKSLTQNKNKIFGIIGCLSKIENEFVSKKLVDFSINPNSYKEIPNIINYIKQGKKINFYKLNTNKTENYENIYPFRQKNKVTAFLSIIRGCNNMCTFCIVPFTRGRESSRNPYSILTECKKLYNNGYKEITLLGQNVDSYLWIKTYNNHKIHVNFAQLLNLLATHLPFMRIRFTTSNPHDFSDEIIQSLSRYSNICKHIHLPVQSGSNKMLKLMNRQYTREHYILLIKKIKKIIPECSISHDIMTGFCHENEEDHKSTISLMNQIKYHYGYMFMYSPRPGTYAYRQLPDNVPYEIKKRRLQEIITLQKQHSYFHMKQYIGHIQEVLIEGCSKKNNMYLYGKNTQNITVVFPKKNYKIGNFVYVKILDCTSATLIGNIIKYIN
- a CDS encoding sigma-54 interaction domain-containing protein, which translates into the protein MEHTIQNIKSKLNIIGNDYALHRALEKSIQVAQTDISVLVLGESGVGKEFIPKIIHQLSYRKHCPYISINCGAIPEGTIDSELFGHEKGSFTGANNMRKGYFEEANGGTIFLDEVGELPIATQIRLLRILESGEFIKVGSSKIQKTNIRIIAATNVNMQYSIQNGQFREDLYYRLNTVEINIPALRFRKHDIRLLIKKFSNDFSDKYNMPSIQFTEESIRYLEAYSWPGNVRQLKNIIEQISVVEINRNICIDNLKEYLPNHITSIAHNEKIYSHFSTNHERDFLYQFLFDLKSNLNNLKNLIFQWIKQDDVFLKKNKHLIEKIFGNIFHSSIYDKKLDSIYQLVNSSSSSKDNIHNEMSVNVKKSDLNSFSLQEKEIEFIQKALIKHRGKRKQAAKDLGISERTLYRKIKQYGL
- the secG gene encoding preprotein translocase subunit SecG, with the protein product MILLSIFIIFICCLLIIIILIQNPKKGMFYQPFIENKIKFFGIKQTNLFLINITWILAIIILVSICLFNILLKIMS
- a CDS encoding co-chaperone GroES, translated to MMDVKIKPLADRVLILPDQAETQTASGIIIPDTAKEKPQKGTVVAIGQGKKNEPITLKKGDRVLYGKYSGTELKWEQQEYLIMRESDIIAII
- the groL gene encoding chaperonin GroEL (60 kDa chaperone family; promotes refolding of misfolded polypeptides especially under stressful conditions; forms two stacked rings of heptamers to form a barrel-shaped 14mer; ends can be capped by GroES; misfolded proteins enter the barrel where they are refolded when GroES binds) codes for the protein MAKDIKFDIEARDKLKKGVDALANAVKVTLGPKGRNVVLQKSFGGPQVTKDGVSVAKEIELEDAIENLGAQMVKEVASKTNDVAGDGTTTATVLAQAIVREGLKNVAAGANPMDLKRGIDKALEVVILDLKKQSREVGGNNQKIQQVASISANNDEKTGALIADAFEKVGKEGVITVEEAKGTDTSVDVVEGMQFDRGYQSPYFVTNTEKMITEFDQPQILLSDKKIAAMKDLLPILEPVAQSGKPLLIISEEVEGEALATLVVNKIRGTLKVAAIKAPGFGDRRKAMLEDIAILTGGTVISEETGSKLEDVKLHMLGKAERVIIDKDNTTIVNGGGSKKDIRARVDQIKAQIETTTSDYDKEKLQERLAKLAGGVAVLYVGAASEVEMKEKKDRVDDALNATRAAVEEGIVAGGGVALVRAIKSLDHIIGDNPDQDTGIQIVRRSLEEPLRQIVANAGGEGSVVVAKVAEGTGDFGYDAKLGEYKNMIVEGIIDPTKVARVALENAASVAGMLLTTECVVTEIKKDEPNTPPMPSAGAGGGMGGMM
- a CDS encoding KdsC family phosphatase, producing MKHYMNIMKNIHTFIFDVDGVLTDSTLYLYPNEYIGKKMSVKDGFAMKLAKEKGYNICIITRNSDIMVFKRLRKLNINHIYQGIYNKKKYFNEYCNILNISKHTILYMGDDLPDLEIMKSVALPCSPFDAVSEIKAISKYISPKKGGQGCVRDVIEQTLKIQNNWN
- a CDS encoding DUF3276 family protein, with the translated sequence MEEKENIRNEICSRTLKTGSRTYFFDARETRAGDYYLTITESKKTFSETGEMTYKKHKIYLYKEDFSKFRNILDNMIKFIINEKGEEVISERHQKDFKGQFQSFNHNQNNNKNIAH
- a CDS encoding ABC transporter ATP-binding protein; its protein translation is MIRLLSFSKKYIFKYKYRFFIGCLLIVISNIFTLLPIPYIGKSINTIKIMFYASYTHKIDIYRYNTHNQLKIQILIYAIIISIIPIIGGVIKYYMRQCIMITSRMIECDIKNEIFAHYQKLNLSFYQNNSTGDLMNRLTEDVSYIRQFLGPAFMYTLNLMILFIMVFIQMFRLNKSLSFYVMIPIPILFIIIYYISKHLFKISQYIQENQAIIASFIQETFSGIHLIKSFFFEKFLYKKYNNMIINYYNQHITLSTINTILSSIIIFFIGNCNILILLFGGKKYFNGDIKEIGVLAEFFTYINIIIFPFFLLNWIVLTIEKAKVSIKRIHQFLQINPNILNKNLIKNNFYGKIQFINVSFIYNTKCVFKKISFTIAQGKTLIVTGQTGSGKTTIGRLMSRLYDPSSGKILIDNILLQNHNLFFFRKNISYLSQEAFLFSDTIYNNIAFGSINQEITPDQVYEAAKNAMIDKEIINFKNGYNTILGERGMTLSVGQRQRICIARAIIRNPKIIILDDIFSGIDYITTKLIINFLQKKMKNTTIVIITNDISYISNFDLLLLLHHGKIYKIT